From the genome of Diabrotica virgifera virgifera chromosome 8, PGI_DIABVI_V3a:
TTAAAAGTGCCCAGTCCAACGCTCccgcaaaaaaaaatatataaaaggcTCGCCTAtggtaacaaaaaaaatatattaaatttcgCAATCATACCTGGAATATAAATAACTTCTTTGCCCCGACATTTTGATTTCGAGAGATAGGACAGACGCACCTGGTATTTTATTACCAAAAATGTAATTAAGCAAAGTATATCGCAAGgatactaaaaaaaaatttatttgttctATTTTCACGGGACGGAAGTACACGTATTTCAAAATGGGAAAGAACAGATCGACGAAAAAATCATGTTGTAAACGTTTTGGAAAATATTTAAGAGAATATAGCAACTTCTCCGGTATTCATGGTGTGCAATATTTTGGAGAAAAGAGAACGTATTTTGAGAAgtaagttttatttattaaattggtAAGGATGACACATTTATTATATACTTATGGCCAAAAAGATACAACACTTTGTATCCGATGATTTATGTGGATCAAAAACATCTCTTAGTAAGTCATATCtaaaaataaactgctcgtcaaaagttagggatatagaaaattatgctcatttttatagttgatttttttttaatagattaacggattccactgtttttttattattttagatttctctttagtatttacacagttttGCAAAAGTTTACTCAAgcttcttttttgtatttataccgggtggaagaaaagaaatgtttttcttatgttaagtatgtgacaccctgtaggaaggacaaggtacaaatgtgagtatacatcagaatcttATTGTAGTCTTacgttttgtgaacattttgttttttgaatgtccctgatatcttccgaaacaaataaaatatacgatttggtagattaacatgtgttttaaccgaaacaaaagtttgagacaccttgtatgCAGGAATGAGCACAACAGTAGGTATACCgtatacattaatattatgttGTTGTCTCATTATTACATACTACATATTTTGCGAATATGTAATATGCAAATCCTTACTTATTGCCAAGGAagttccaccccaaaacatcacagagcctccattaaacaatctcgtctctcttatgttgcgctgtgttTATTGCTTACCTGGTCaacaaataactcttataggtgttggtaagaactgtttacgttagcaacaacatttttgtttattttagtactattttgtattttgacaacgaaacccgatttgggcttcgaaattattttttcaatttaattgtggcttatttcccatataaatagttaactTTTTACCTTATGTGTCattctgtttttaaagttatgttaactGTTATGttatattgttaatttagttttatttaagttaaaacacatgttaaagattAAACCCACctattttctttatttctaaaTATATCAGGGCCAttccaaaaacaaaatgttcacaaaacataagactacaatacgattctgatgtaTATTCACATTTGTACCTCGCCCTCCCTACAGGGTGcctcaaacttaacataaaaacatttcttttcttccatccggtataagtacaaaaaagaagctTGAGCAAACTTTTGCACAACTATTTGTAAATGCTAAAGAAAAAtcaaaagtaacaaaaaaaattagcggaatccgtttatctgttcacaaaaaaatcattcattcaactataaaaatcttcttcttcttcttcttcttcctactttataaacaGGCTCAATGTAggctgttttacttcggtttttagcctcattTGACATTGTCTAACTATCTTTTCCTTGGTCGTCCCAataatcttcttccatttggcgatttgtctcttgctattcgtactattcccTAGATGTGGAGTTACGGACGGCGTTGAAAACCTGGTTGAAGTCTAAGCGCTGTTTCaaattataagaatttaaacgtgcgagggttagaacgcacgGCGACATTCCATTGGTGGCACATGTAATCATATagagcctttctcactagacaGTGGTTGGAACGTTCGGGAAGTCGCCGTGTTTATGCCGTCCCTCGCTTACAACAACAGAAGGCAGCCATGCCGCATGCcgtctttacgcacccagtagcatagggggcttaatgcatcctttcatatgatactgtcgttcagtcgcacgaaggtagtttttttggttgtttggtacattattttcatttacactttgtggctgtttaAATTAGGtgcatttattttatattatgatgtctcagattgatGGTGAAATATTAATGacattaattgaagcgagacctgttctttgggacaaaacaatagaaatatataaagatagaaacttgacgagaaattCTTGGAATGGTGTATGAAAGAAACACATTTTATAAGTACAGCACaattaattatatgttactgttaacaacagtaattaaaactgctaagtacattataataaattttattttacatagttgcaattaacgttgaTTATAGAGAgtgttccatcaatatgtgtgaatataaaaataaataaatcgtatctttttgcgttaataggatggacccaatgagttcggttcctcttatttctcttCTTCGACGATAAAGTCACCACAACGCTATGatttgatttcgctccatataatATACACTAACTATACCTTTTATtttacgaaattatatttagttttatagggtaaacgactcagtgaagactggagtagggcggcggtcacgtcttgtgtgaaattatctaaaaacaacatttaaaacgagggtaacattatttaaaaatgagtggatgacagagggtcttttaaattctgtacatgaaaaacatagaatGTTGTTATAATGTTGTTATAatgtttttctgaagctatttccttgtggaatttttgtaataaactattctaaatggaaaataagtcacaatttaactaaaaaaataattttattaacgtttcgacgcccaaatcggatgtcgaaacgttaataaaatcttttttttttagttcaattgtggcttatttcccatttagaatagtttattacatagattgtatgggctaattagatgagctaatccaagatcccacaaataacttagtagaacaacgattataaaaacaaatttgaacttttaattaaaaacataagaaataataactgacaaaaagaaaatatataccaataaaaataatcaattcttattgtgtgaaaaggatagGTGCGTCAAAACTACCGCACCAGAAAACCCttgcacgttcaaaattcttataatgtgaaacagccctAAGGCGGCAGAATTTTATGACAATGGCATTTCAAAGCTAGTTCGCTATGATAAGTGCCTGAATTTGTTGGGAGATTATGTAGGAAAATAGTATTTGAGTGTCTGTTTCAATTGTGTGTAAtaaaatctatttattttatttgttttttttttctattccaaAACGTAACGTACTTCTGCATAGTCTGCATATAAAGACAAATAAATCGCTCTATAGGTGTTGCAAGAAATGTATAAAAAATCTTAGTGCTTGTACTAAAGTTCTAAATTGATAATGaagtgaaatttttaaattttttattaatgactTTTTTAGAATATGGTGGTTTATAGTGTTTGTTATAGCATTATCAAGTTGTGTGTACGCTATTCTAGAAGTGTATCACAAATGGATTCGAAGTCCAGTAATTGTGACATTTGCTACCCAAGAAACTCAGATATACTCCATACCGTTTCCAGCGGTAACAATATGTCCAGAATCAAAGACAAACCAGTCTCTATATAACCATACAAACATAACaagaaaaattattgaaaatgttgATCTAACTGAGGATGAGTAAGTATATAGTTGTAACTTAGCCATTGCGAGCAAAAGTGATGTATGCCAATAAACTAAAatattaaggggaaaggcgcaaaatttCGTCTCCAATGCTtattaaatgcattcatttttttcgaatccagagaaaactaagtatttttgaaaaatttagacgcagaattggagattacgttattaccgatggccgaaagtcactgaaaacgtctataatgtttagtgaaaaaaaaattagtttgatttttaattctaaagaaactttttgtttattccaaaggactttcggtcctcggtaatattgtaatcttttgtaattaaatttgtaattgtaattgtcattctgagtttaaatttttaaaaatatttattagttttctcaggattcgaaaaaaattaatgcatttaaaaattattggagccgaaattttgcgctaTGCCCTTGAAAGTTttattagtccattcactcacggtaaaataaaACTTACATGCACAGAAATCGGCCCagttaaaaatttggtcatttctcatatttcctaaacatgttggccgatttaagtgattttttaaaccggttatagcctgattcttgaAAAACACCACTGGGATAATATTgttgcaaaacaggtaaattttcattgtataccgggtgtaccaatcaaactgtgttttttttctcaaagttcgcatcaccctttggaatattctagcatttataaaatactgaaattaaaacccaactatagcctcaatatttcttaacattatgttttttgattcattcgtttatgttgggtaataaaaagttaggtactttaacaatataaacatattatttatcaatacacggtgtttttaaataagtgcgacagactttaaggggtaattctgcatgaaaaaataatgacagttggctttacaAACGTATGTCCTCAACTGtttcgtttgcgagatacggtatgttgaattttttcttacaaactgacgatttatttattgctttaaaatcagttgagatatgcaaatgcaatttggtacgttttaagagatagttattgcagatttttttgatataaaattcagaattttatattcaatattagcgtgcatacgggtaatatgatcggtcatattacacgtatgcgcgctaatagtgaatattaaattcttaattgtacgtcaaaaaatgtgcaataactacgtcttaaaacccaccaaattccattggcatatctcaaccggttttaaagcaataaaataaatcgtcagtttgtaagaaaaaatttaacatcccgtatctcggaaacgaaacatttgcggacatacgtttataatgccaactgtcattattttttcatgcagaattatcccttaaagtttgtcgaacttatttagaaacatcgtGTATGATGAAGAACATGTGTAGTTGTTacagtatctaacttttttattatctaacataaacgaatcaatcaaaaaacagaatgttaaggaaACCTGATgctatagtttggttttaatttcagtattttataagggctagaatattccacagggtgatgcgaactttgagaaaaaaatacagtttgatttgtacacccggtatacagtgaaaatttacctgtttagcaacaatattattacagtggtattgttattgaatcaggctataacatgttcaaaaatcactTATATCgaccaacaggtttaggaaatatcagacaccaaaaatgaccaaattttaagTGGgctgatttctatgcacgtaagtttagtacAAAACTTCCTTACATCACTTTTACTGTCAACTGCTTCGTTTAtcaaaaacttgtaaaataaataatatcttaaaTTATAGGCAAAATAATTTAAACTATATAAGTTTAGTTTGTGACCATGGTCCTCATACCTGGGGTTTTGCATGGGGAAAATTTATAGATGAAAATTTTTACGAAGTATTAGCTAAGGTAAGTAAGATATGCAATACCACTATTATTTACTATACTTAATTAAAACTCAAAAACGATTAGGTTTTTTGTACAAATAGTTGAACAGAAAATATGAATGGTGAACTTATaacatcattctctttgccttatccctatgcggggtcggcttccctaattgcatttctccacacaattctatcttgggtcatatcaatgttaattccctttaccaacatgtcctgcttTATCGTcttcccccaggtcttctttggtcttcctctcctactccttccaggaatatgcacttcagctattcttcgtatggggtgattaacgtctcgacgttgaacatgaccaaatcatcttaacctatgctctctcattttggcataaattggtgccacacctagacttcccttaatatactcatttctaattttatccttttttgtcactccactcatctatCTAAGCAATCTCATTTCCgacacatgcattcgttgttcctctttctttttcactgcccaacattcactTCTGTACATCATAGCCAGTCTTATggctattttatagaattttcccttcagcttcattggaatttttctgtcacacaacacaccactcgcttccttccacttcatccatccagccctaattctactgcatacatctccatctatttctccattactctgtaataccgatcttagatacttaaaactattgcttttcacaataatttcaccatccaaaCATATTAtcttatttgtagtaactccatctttaaatgaacattctaaATACTCTGTGTTCAACTTactaattttaaactttttttacttcagggcttgtctccactgttccagtttttgttcttaGTCTTCTTCGCTATTTCATAGTAACACTACATCATCGGCATACATTAatcaccatggaatgttaccctgtagtttcactattatctggtccaaaactaatgagaataaataaggagtAAGCACCGagtcttggtgcaatcctactttcacatgtttatcagtctcttccacaccttccctaacactagtcgttacttccTCATGCGTATCTCTCACAATCATCTCGTCATTTCCTCTCTCTCACGAACATGTTGAAAAATTAAAACGGTACAGTAATAACTAGACTgggctgtatcgtcgcctccgTTAGGTCAATTATTTAACCAACATTGAACAACTGTCttttggtgttgtgttttgagtCACTTTAGGTATGACAAAGTAGGCTGCTCTCTGACGTCAACAGATGTTGCATTTGCACGTATATTTTACCGACACCGTTAAAACTATTCATAGTAAAAGGTGTCGGTGTACTTCACTAAAATTTCCGGCTGGGTATACCCCGGATTAAACCATAAAGAGAGAAATAATCTTTTGAATCGATATTAATGACTATTTTTGTGACAATAGATCATAGAGAATAGTGAGAACAGATCAGTAACCTCCATAGGAGACGAACTTTATATTACAGTTCTTAGTTTTACAAATACGAAGATGCTAATTTTTTTACGCTTTTAATATGTGTATTTAACTGGAGAGTTATTAGATTAATGAATTTGTTTATACAATTTGTACCAATTTATTTTAGGTTAATTGTAGAAGCCCTTTGAATGAGTGTGAATATATGGGTAGGCGTGTTCAATGTGACACAATATTTGTTCCAATTATTACTGATGATGGAATATGTTACTCATTTAATATTTTGGACAAATCTGATATCTTTAAAGATTTTGTGTAAGTATGATTTAATGCGTACCTAAGTATGAATGTAAACCAAAAGTCAAATAATTAGGCATGCCggtcatagatttaatgacatcataacccgatacaaacttgacggcaagcaaattcaacaaatttttcctcatatattagttttttcccTACGTCAAGTTTAGCAGGAAAGCgctgtttcaaaataaaaaacatatatgtaggtatataaaattaatatatgtatttaccACAGCAGCTACCGGCTACATGGTCtctctttgtctttaagagtgtgaaacaaaggTAACTCTCTGTAATATAATTGTCAAAGACATATTGTCCTATGGAAGGTTATGTAAGACTTTGTCtgcttatttttttcttcttcctttattTCCTTTGGGACTGTGCCCATTTAGCCAGAAACGTATTTTAAAATTAACGCATAACTAAACCTACCATAAAATAAgactatacctcgtccaatttacttaccgttgcacgtcatccgctccatagcctgtgacacgataccaacacgaaatatttaggcggtgggtgtgttcttttttagaatcaaaatgattctaaaggggaacacacctaccgcctagatatttcgtgttggtatcgtgtcacaggctatggcgcggatgacgtgcaacggtaagtaaattagacgagGTATATTATATACAGTCacaatcactgaatagtttacacccttTAATATCCAGTGGccagttttttgaatttttacctcgtttaaacgcaccttttacgtcaaagtgacgttaccagtggcGGACCCAGAATagtttgattaaaattaaaaaataaaaataaaataaatctattttacaaaatttaacaaaactgAAAGTATAGAaaggcatttttttaaataaaattgagttAAAATTATTTTGGTTTTGAGCGTGATATAAACGGCATTTTGGACGCTTTTAAtaacttcttttttatttttcaatacgcactaaaatttttgacaagcaattTGACATATAGTAAATCCGTACAATACTGCGATTTTACAGTATTActatacaatataaaaataaaggtgtaaactattcagtgattgtGACTGTACCTAAAACACCAATCAAGGATAGGGAAGGGAAAGTGaagttgtttaaaaaataaactgtcgttaaaatgtaaactaaattaataaaatataatttgaaaataataatttgacattatacttcACCTCCAATATgtattatgacagacgtcagttaccatttaacatctcaccaaatataataatgacgtcatatactCGTCACTActtctagccaatgaaatgcCTCGCTGGAATaggaatggcatgtcaaaaagatctgattattccctatatttttttacttaaaataattgTTTGACTTTGAtcataataacattttttatgaagtgaatttcgactcgattcaagttctctaccacaggtatgacaataccaaaaggcaccgctagaAAAAATTTTCCAATTTGCGGTTCACTCTgctgtatgaaacgagtctgtgtactttAATACAGAGTATCATCATCaactagcctatatttgtccactgctgaacgtaggcctcccgtaaaaatttccacctatttctatcttgagcttcttgcatccaatttgtggtgatgcgcttgatatcatccgtccatctagtcggtggtcgtcctctgcttcgatatgcctcctgccttggtcgccattccagaatctttttggtccatctgtcatccgtcagtctggcaacatgtcctgcccaagcccatttagccatggctattctttcaactgcctccgtgactcctgttcttcttcttatttctaggtttggtactttatctctgatggtaatacctaacattgatctttccatagcgcgttgtgtaactcttattttatttattgttctttttgtcagagttagtgtttctgcaccatatgtaagaaccggcaaaacacactggtcaaaaacctttctttttaaacaaactggaatattagacttgaaaatattatttaatctaccgaaggcagcccatgtgagacctatccttctttgtatttcagttgtctggttatctcggcctaagcgaatctcatgccctagatatttgtaagctattacttggtcgatgctatgactctcaatctgaattttatcgctgactacaaggttggtcataaattttgtctttgaggtgttaattttaagaccaattgtttttgacactttatagagcgtgtgcagcatttttgtagctttatcaactctatcagatattaaaaggatgtcatcggcaaatcttaggtggttcagatcctccccgtttatattgattcccatattatcctctccttccatttgcttgaacatatattcaagaacagctgtaaacaatttcggggagatagtatcaccctgtctaattccacgttctattctaaatttcttggtatcttcatgaagtcgaacacaagctgtaccagtttcgtagatacttttaatcaaggcgatatatcggtagtcaatgcggcagtcCGCCAATGCTCGAAGCATTTTATGATGATCACCAGATCTGAaatgtcaccttttttatgcatTATGGTTATTATTGCATTATGCCACTGAGAGGGGGTTACGCCTCTTGTCAAACAAACATTGAACATCTTTTTCAAcacatttattaacgtttctcctCCTTCTTTGATGTGTTCAATGACTATCCCATCTTCTCCAGgtgatttattgtttttcatctCCGAGAGGGCTGATTTTATTTCCTCTGTTTTGATATCTGGGATGTCTTCTGAGCCTACATTTTGAACTTTTGGTATTTGACTTTGATCAGGATCTGGAAGTTCTTCTCGCTTATACAATTCTGAGTAAAAATCTTgagcaatttttaaaatatcttccttatttgttgttatttctccttttttatttacaagtttacaaatatttttcgatCCTTCAGTCATTTGTCGGCGCAGTACCTTTAAACTCTTATTTTTATCAATGGCTTGAGTTATGTGTTCAGTGTTGTAATTTCTGACATCTTTTCGAATGGATTTTGTGATATCTTTGTTTAACTGTCTAAGTGCTGCAAAATTATCTGtgtatttgtttttcaattctcttcttGTGTTTATAAGGTCTTTAGTAGCTTGAGTAAGTTTATCTatcttgttttttcttttttccttataTTTGCTATGAGCGTTTCGAATCGCACTGTTTATTCGCATGTTTGTCACCTCTATATCTAATGCATTTTCATTTAGATGTTCTACTTCTTTCAGTTCTGAAGTTATGAGATTCTGATAAGCTACACTATCTTCTATCGATTCCCATTTATTAGAAATgccatacagagtatggcattagtaaaataagaaaatgtactgtgtcgttttgatttaaatctgtctccctccatcctccgatagtactatttctaggtacacctgttgtcaaggaggctttgaggaagacaaatttacaccaacacgaccgtagtttctcaatataaattaaaactatttatatcgaagtatggttagaacgccttctaacggggaataagtgaaatgaatctcgactcgattcaagttctctgtttaacccaggtatgacaataccaaaaagCACccctaggaaaatattccaatttgcggttcagagaacctgtatgaaacgagtctgtttactataatacagagtatggcattagtaaaataagaaaatctgcgGTTTCGTTTTAATTTAAACATCGTTAAACAGAGGTTTAAACAGAAAACTTTAATCTAGTCGAAATTCGTTTCACTTATTctccgttagagggcgttctaaccatacttcgatataaatactgttaatttatatcgagaaattacgtcgtgttggtgtaaatttgtcttcctttgagcctccttgacaacaggtagacctagaaatagtactatcggaggatagagggagacagatttaaatcaaaacgaaaccgtagttttttttatttaacattttttatgTTCAATTGTACATTAAAGttttaaactgtatttataaaaataatgacTGGGTTGCATGTGAGTCCATACTAAGAAATGAAACTAAAGACGTTCTCACAAACTGTTTACTTACATCCGatgaccggtttcgctctctatactttgcacagcatcttcaggtgATTCATCTAATGAGGCTTAAGATGCTGTGCAAAGTATAGGCAGCGAAACCGGTCATCGGATGTAAATAAACAGATTGTGAAAACGTCCTTTATTTCATTACTTGCATTATTTATAAactatttttgcaataaaatattttatttttagtgtaTCTAATTTAAATTTTCACAAGGCTGATAAAACTAATAATGATTGGACTATAGAAACTGGTTATGCTAAACATTTAGGTAAACACACATATCCAAGAAGGGCGCTCTTCTCTGGACTTAAAAATGGCTTATCAGTAAGTTTTAGATCGACTAGAGAAGATATTGATGCAAGTTGTAAATCGGGACTTCAAGGTTACAAGGTCAGTAAAATCAAGATTCTTTAATAAATCATCTATCTCCTCtatggctcagtggtaagagagccTACCTTTAGACACAGATTAactaaccacacagaagcgaatctgactgtcgtttccattgattttgttgggaccgaaatacttgaccttgtgcaccagttacagaatagaacttgatgttctaaggaatagaccattccaaaggatgtaatatttttgacaagacaaatagttattaattaaatatgaaatataaaatttaactagaaaaataaataaaatataaaataaaacatatataaatataaaatttaacgataaacaactgtcactgtcagtagcaaaagtgaggttgcaccacTTACGTGAC
Proteins encoded in this window:
- the LOC126889555 gene encoding pickpocket protein 28-like isoform X1 encodes the protein MGKNRSTKKSCCKRFGKYLREYSNFSGIHGVQYFGEKRTYFEKIWWFIVFVIALSSCVYAILEVYHKWIRSPVIVTFATQETQIYSIPFPAVTICPESKTNQSLYNHTNITRKIIENVDLTEDEQNNLNYISLVCDHGPHTWGFAWGKFIDENFYEVLAKVNCRSPLNECEYMGRRVQCDTIFVPIITDDGICYSFNILDKSDIFKDFVVSNLNFHKADKTNNDWTIETGYAKHLGKHTYPRRALFSGLKNGLSVSFRSTREDIDASCKSGLQGYKVLLHLPSRLPLLSHGYFRVPENEVVIAGVNPSMITTSNTLKNYDVAKRNCYFSYEKDLHFFKIYTIRNCKIECLTNFTLYYCGCVGFYMPRENGTKICGTDLGIQICMLEAADKLQTLNLPDFSSQNETKTHQFHGNFTACDCLPMCSDLTYNVELSQSRWNWLSAFRARATNRTRIDPSGVSVSKLIIFFKTSDFIYSERNELYGPLDFLANFGGLLGLFTGFSLLSLMEIVYFLTIRICCNVKLYGHWSGNDN
- the LOC126889555 gene encoding pickpocket protein 28-like isoform X2, whose amino-acid sequence is MGKNRSTKKSCCKRFGKYLREYSNFSGIHGVQYFGEKRTYFEKIWWFIVFVIALSSCVYAILEVYHKWIRSPVIVTFATQETQIYSIPFPAVTICPESKTNQSLYNHTNITRKIIENVDLTEDEQNNLNYISLVCDHGPHTWGFAWGKFIDENFYEVLAKVNCRSPLNECEYMGRRVQCDTIFVPIITDDGICYSFNILDKSDIFKDFVVSNLNFHKADKTNNDWTIETGYAKHLGKHTYPRRALFSGLKNGLSVSFRSTREDIDASCKSGLQGYKVPENEVVIAGVNPSMITTSNTLKNYDVAKRNCYFSYEKDLHFFKIYTIRNCKIECLTNFTLYYCGCVGFYMPRENGTKICGTDLGIQICMLEAADKLQTLNLPDFSSQNETKTHQFHGNFTACDCLPMCSDLTYNVELSQSRWNWLSAFRARATNRTRIDPSGVSVSKLIIFFKTSDFIYSERNELYGPLDFLANFGGLLGLFTGFSLLSLMEIVYFLTIRICCNVKLYGHWSGNDN